A window of Desulfuromonas soudanensis genomic DNA:
CCGCCTACGTGCCGGTCCTCGAGGCCCTGCGGCGCCTGCGGGAGGCCGGCACAGAGCTGGTCTTCGTCGAGGGGAACCACGACTTTCACATGGGCCCCTTTTTCGAGGAGGTTCTCGGCTGCCGGGTGATTGCCGACGATGCGGCCGTCGACGTCGACGGTCTGAGAATCTATCTCGCCCACGGCGACCTGGCCGACCCGGCGGACAGGGGGTACCGGCTGCTGCGGCGCCTGCTGCACAGCCGCTTCACCCTCTTTCTCGCCCGCCTCGTCACCCCTGATCTCCCCTGGGCGATCTCCCGCTGGATGGGACGACAGAGCCGCAAGCAATACGGCACCCGAAGTCTCCGCCGCCAACCGGAAGAACTGATCCTGGCCCATGCCCGCCGGCGCTTTTCCGAGGGGCATCAGGCCGTGGTGACGGGCCATTTTCACCATCCCCTTCTCAGCTCCGACCGGGCCGGAACCGTCGTCGCACTCGGCGACTGGATCGACCAGTACTCCTACGCCGTCCTCGAAGACGGCGCCTTCCGTTTGGAATCAGCCTGATTCCTCCTTTTTCTCCCGCGACCCTTCCATCTTCAGCACCAGATCCTTCAGGGTCAGATTCCCGAGCGCCTCGCGGCCGGCCACGTCGAGGTCCGCCTCGAGACCGGCGATGGTCTTCCATTCGACGGTCCTGCGCAGACGCGTGACGCTGGCTCCGTCCTCCTTGAGGGCCTGCACCACGCCGTGCACCGAAACCGCTTCCGGAGAACGGGCCGGCTGATAGGCATTGTCGTTGTCGGCGGCGTCGTGCACCACGGAGAGAAAACCGAGCTTCACGAGTTCGTTGAGGATGCTGCGGGCCAGGCGCGGCGGGAGTTCGAGCTCCTCGGTGATCCTCTCCAGGTCCCAGGGGCGCTCCCCTTTGAGGAAGTTGGCCGCAGTGGCCAGGAGAATCGTCAGGGCCACCAGTTCGCGACTGGCGAAATTGACGTCCTCCCCGCAGATTTCCCGGCGGATCGAGCGGAGGTTCTGGATGGAGTAGGTCACCTCGAGTCCGAGAAGAACGATCACCCAGGAGAGATAGATCCAGACCATGAAGATGGGGAGGGCCGCCATGGTTCCATAGATGGCGTTGTAGCGTGCCACCCCGACCTGGAAATTGAGGTACCCCCACTGGGCCAGCTGCCAGAGGGTGCCGCCGAAGATCCCGCCGAGCAGCGCCGCCCGGAACTGGACCTTGACGTTGGGCATGAAGAGATAGAGGAAGGTGAAGGCAGCCCACATCACCACGTAAGGGAGGACCTTGAAGAGCAAAAAGATCAGGTCGCCGACATAGGCCATCCCCATCAGGGTCTGGATGAAGGTCTGGCTCTTGAGGGTGGTGGTCATGGAAATGGCCGCCAGGAGAAAAACCGGCCCGATCAGGACCACCGACGAATAGTCGGAAAAGCGCCGGAAGAGGGACCGGGTCTCGGTGACCCCCCAGACATGATTGAACATTTCTTCGATATTGGAGAGAAGAGCCAGCACCGAGAGGACCAGGGCCACAAGGCCGACGGTACCGAGGCGACCGAAGTTGGTGTTGTTGATATAGGCGATTATGGCGCTGACGATTTCAGCGGATCCGATGGCGATCTTGTCGAGAATAAAGGGTTCGAGGGTGTTCTGCACCCCGAGCCCCTTGAGGACCGAGAACATCAGGGCCAAAAGGGGGACGATGGCCAGCATGGTCGTGTAGGTCAGGGCCGAGGCGCGCAACATGCAGCGGTCGGCAAAAAAATCCCGCCAGACCAGAACCGCGACCTGCAGGTGACGCAGCAGAACGAGGCGCATCCGGGTGAGTTCCCGAGGGTCGAGTTCCCAGATTTTCTGGCGCATGAAGCGTTTGATCTTCTCTATCACATCGACCATGACCTGGGCAGACTCCCGAGGGCAGCGTACGGGCATGAAAAAGCCCACGAAACGTGGGCTTTTTCACCGCGGTGGTTTTTATCTCAGGCCGTTTTCGGATGCTTGGCCCGCTCGGCTTCCATCGCTTCTTTTCCGGCCTCCAGGGCGGTCTTGATCAGGTCGCCCTTTTCAACCAGGACTTCCCGCCCTTCTTCGATCGCTTCACGGATGCGGGCTTCAGCCTCTTCGGTGATTTTGTTGACCTTGTCCCGTACATCGTCCGCCATGTCCCGGACCTTGTCCCGGGTTTCTTTCCCCGAACGGGGGGCGGTGAGCAGAGCCAACCCGCCGCCGATCGCGGCCCCCATTACGAGAGCCAGAAAAACATTCCCCACACCGCTGCATCTGCATTCGTCTGCCATGGCTCATTGACCTCCCTGTTGTTTTTTCATCTGTTTCATTATGACCTTGCTGGCCGAGCGGATCCCCAGCCAGAGTCCTGCGGCGTTGCCGGCGTAGCGGCCGAGATCGTGCTGCAGAAAACGGGTGACGCCGTGAATGGAGTCCCCCACTTCACCGACGGATTCAAGGAAGTGCCCGGCCTGGGCCATTCCCTGTTCGGCATGCTCCGACGCCCTGTTGATCTTCTCGGAGGCCTGGCGCAACTCCCGCAGCATGGGGAGAAGATCGCGCTGAACCTCGCCGAGAACGACGTCCACCTGTTGTGCGGTTCGTTTGACCTGAATCATCATCGGAATCAAAAAAACGGCAATCATCAAAAACAGGATCGTGATGATTAAAGCAAAAATATCGACCTGAATCGGCATAACCCCTCCCGGAAAAAATTCCGTCTGTCTTTAGGACCTGTCATAAGTACAGCATAAACCGTTACGATTGCAATAAAATTGACTATTTATCTCCGAAGGGACTGTTCCTAAACCGTTTTTAATCCCCCTGGAGGAGGAGAGCCTCGGCGATGCTGAGCCGTTCCCCGCCGGGGGGCGTCCCCTGAAAGGCCTCGGCGACGAAAAGCTCGTCGATGGTGGCCAGGGTCGCGTTGAGGAGATCGAGATCGACCACGGAGGAGGCCGGCAGGGAGGCAAGTCCCTGAAAATTCTGCGGGCAGAAGTCGACACGCCGCCCTTCCCCCTCGGAAAAGATGAGGGGAAGCCCGTGGGTGCGGCAGATCATCGGCCGCGCCGCATAGAGGAGGCAGGCGCCGTCCTCCAGGAGAGGACAGGGGCCGTCAGGTGTCGCCTTTCGAGCCCGCTCCCGAATCCTCGTCACCAGACCCGGGTCCTGCCCGGCCAGGGCCCGGGCCAGGGCGACCCCCTCGACCCGGAAGAGGCTGAGGTGACGGCAGCAGGAATCGCACCCCTTGCGGCAGGCCAGATGCTGCCCGTAGGCCGCTTCAATGCGCCGGCACAGCGCATCGACCCGCCCCACCAGGTGCCG
This region includes:
- a CDS encoding UDP-2,3-diacylglucosamine diphosphatase; amino-acid sequence: MKDVFLADAHLRDPGDENYRRLLTFLEGLRGETRTLYLLGDIFEFWIGYRHAVFSAYVPVLEALRRLREAGTELVFVEGNHDFHMGPFFEEVLGCRVIADDAAVDVDGLRIYLAHGDLADPADRGYRLLRRLLHSRFTLFLARLVTPDLPWAISRWMGRQSRKQYGTRSLRRQPEELILAHARRRFSEGHQAVVTGHFHHPLLSSDRAGTVVALGDWIDQYSYAVLEDGAFRLESA
- a CDS encoding YhjD/YihY/BrkB family envelope integrity protein; amino-acid sequence: MVDVIEKIKRFMRQKIWELDPRELTRMRLVLLRHLQVAVLVWRDFFADRCMLRASALTYTTMLAIVPLLALMFSVLKGLGVQNTLEPFILDKIAIGSAEIVSAIIAYINNTNFGRLGTVGLVALVLSVLALLSNIEEMFNHVWGVTETRSLFRRFSDYSSVVLIGPVFLLAAISMTTTLKSQTFIQTLMGMAYVGDLIFLLFKVLPYVVMWAAFTFLYLFMPNVKVQFRAALLGGIFGGTLWQLAQWGYLNFQVGVARYNAIYGTMAALPIFMVWIYLSWVIVLLGLEVTYSIQNLRSIRREICGEDVNFASRELVALTILLATAANFLKGERPWDLERITEELELPPRLARSILNELVKLGFLSVVHDAADNDNAYQPARSPEAVSVHGVVQALKEDGASVTRLRRTVEWKTIAGLEADLDVAGREALGNLTLKDLVLKMEGSREKKEESG
- a CDS encoding YtxH domain-containing protein is translated as MADECRCSGVGNVFLALVMGAAIGGGLALLTAPRSGKETRDKVRDMADDVRDKVNKITEEAEARIREAIEEGREVLVEKGDLIKTALEAGKEAMEAERAKHPKTA
- a CDS encoding DUF948 domain-containing protein is translated as MPIQVDIFALIITILFLMIAVFLIPMMIQVKRTAQQVDVVLGEVQRDLLPMLRELRQASEKINRASEHAEQGMAQAGHFLESVGEVGDSIHGVTRFLQHDLGRYAGNAAGLWLGIRSASKVIMKQMKKQQGGQ
- a CDS encoding YkgJ family cysteine cluster protein, which gives rise to MLLENYRHLVGRVDALCRRIEAAYGQHLACRKGCDSCCRHLSLFRVEGVALARALAGQDPGLVTRIRERARKATPDGPCPLLEDGACLLYAARPMICRTHGLPLIFSEGEGRRVDFCPQNFQGLASLPASSVVDLDLLNATLATIDELFVAEAFQGTPPGGERLSIAEALLLQGD